A part of Streptomyces sp. NBC_01210 genomic DNA contains:
- a CDS encoding AfsR/SARP family transcriptional regulator — protein sequence MKFSVLGPVRAWHGKTEVGLGSPQQKAVLVALLLRRGHPAAAGELVDALWGEHSPPGAVSVLRTYVSRLRKILEPDRAAGQSPGLVVSVADGYALRVAQTALDLGVFEQRMARAKQLRAAGDLPEAGELLHIALDAWSGTPLAGIPGPLAESERSRLAERRLNALETRIEVDLQMGHHAELVPELKMLCGDHPLRERLCELLMLALYRCGRQAEALEAYWATRRKLVAELGIEPGPALRETHTRLLAADPGLAASGPATDLVTAVGPGPVGGGGAGLAAGPRAADEAIAGAGADSGADPGAGSGTAAGADGGLTGSPGAARAGSPVPGDAVAGPDRADGDLARAGPGGVAAVADDPAAAVAADPAGNMASAGDNRGTGEDEDRDGAGHVHRAASGAAPAAGPPAALAPLPSQLPADLPAFTGRLAELTRTRALLPEGGYPSTVVISAIGGMAGIGKTTLAVHWAHEIAPRFPDGQLYINLRGFDPGGAAMDPAEAIRAFLGALGVPPQRFPAGLDAQAALYRSLLAGRRVLIVLDNARDTEQVRPLLPGTAGCLVIVTSRNQLPGLVATEGAHPLTLDLLSPAEARELLTRRIGHARLEAEPEAVDEIVALCTRLPLTLAIVAARAVTYPEFPLYAIAEELRESHGSLDAFTGTDAATDARAIFSWSYHALPPAVARLFRLLALHPGPDIAAPAAAAIAGLPLRETRSLLADLARAHLLTQHTPGRYTFHDLLRTYAAEIADTLDTEGERHAALHRMLDHYLHTAHRVSALLTPCRETISLPEAQPGSAAETFRDQKRAKAWLVTERRVLLAAVERAAEAGFAAHAWRLAFTLDLFFDRLGQWHDQFKIQRAALAAARSVKDQLGQAHAERALGFACFRLNRIQDAARHLRNALDLFAALGDTMGEARTHRSLAFLANHDGERYHDALDHYRQASMLYHGAGYRSGEASVFNEVGWTYILLGEHKEALAQCAQAIALHQEVGDLNGEAAAQDSLGYALHHLGEYDEAIDCFMRAFELYRELGDRYLEADTLVHIAGTRHAAGDRDAARTAWQQALAILEEFDHPDAEQVHDCLRRLEEEGKEAAGRGPEPEHSVIVPDSGRSGTATEPPRPAGEPRQ from the coding sequence GTGAAGTTTTCTGTCCTGGGTCCCGTGCGGGCGTGGCACGGCAAGACGGAGGTGGGCCTCGGCTCGCCCCAGCAGAAAGCGGTACTTGTCGCGCTGTTGCTTCGACGGGGGCACCCGGCCGCGGCCGGAGAACTGGTCGACGCGCTGTGGGGCGAGCACTCGCCGCCGGGCGCAGTGTCGGTCCTACGTACGTATGTCTCACGCTTGCGCAAGATCCTGGAACCGGACCGGGCGGCGGGCCAGAGCCCGGGGCTGGTGGTCTCGGTCGCCGACGGCTACGCGCTGCGCGTTGCGCAGACCGCCCTGGACCTGGGCGTCTTCGAGCAGCGAATGGCGCGGGCCAAGCAGTTGAGGGCCGCGGGCGATCTGCCGGAGGCCGGGGAACTGCTGCACATCGCTCTCGACGCCTGGTCGGGCACACCGCTGGCCGGGATACCCGGGCCGCTCGCCGAGTCCGAACGGTCCCGGCTGGCCGAGCGGCGGCTGAACGCGCTGGAGACCAGGATCGAGGTGGATCTCCAGATGGGGCACCACGCCGAGCTGGTGCCCGAGCTGAAGATGCTCTGCGGCGATCATCCGCTGCGGGAGCGGCTGTGCGAGCTGCTGATGCTGGCGCTGTACCGCTGCGGACGGCAGGCGGAGGCGCTGGAGGCGTACTGGGCGACCAGGCGGAAACTGGTGGCGGAGCTCGGCATCGAACCCGGTCCCGCGCTGCGCGAGACACATACGAGGCTGTTGGCGGCGGACCCGGGGCTGGCCGCGTCCGGCCCGGCCACCGATCTGGTCACGGCGGTTGGGCCGGGTCCCGTCGGAGGCGGGGGCGCCGGTCTTGCCGCGGGGCCCCGTGCGGCCGACGAGGCGATCGCCGGTGCCGGTGCGGATTCCGGTGCTGATCCGGGTGCCGGTTCGGGCACGGCAGCCGGGGCGGACGGAGGGCTGACCGGAAGTCCTGGAGCGGCCCGAGCCGGCTCCCCAGTCCCGGGTGACGCTGTGGCCGGTCCCGATCGAGCCGACGGGGACCTTGCGAGAGCCGGGCCGGGCGGGGTGGCGGCGGTTGCCGATGACCCCGCCGCCGCGGTGGCGGCCGATCCGGCAGGGAACATGGCATCGGCTGGTGACAACCGGGGAACTGGCGAGGACGAGGACCGGGACGGAGCGGGACACGTGCACCGGGCCGCGTCCGGTGCCGCCCCAGCCGCCGGGCCGCCCGCCGCCTTGGCGCCGCTTCCTTCCCAACTGCCCGCCGATTTGCCGGCGTTCACCGGACGCCTCGCCGAACTGACCAGGACTCGCGCCCTGCTCCCGGAGGGCGGATACCCCTCCACCGTGGTCATCAGCGCCATCGGCGGGATGGCGGGCATCGGCAAGACGACACTGGCCGTGCACTGGGCCCACGAAATCGCGCCCCGCTTCCCCGACGGCCAGCTCTACATCAACCTCCGAGGCTTCGATCCCGGCGGCGCGGCCATGGACCCCGCCGAAGCCATCCGTGCCTTCCTCGGGGCCCTCGGCGTCCCGCCGCAGCGTTTTCCGGCCGGACTGGACGCGCAAGCAGCGCTCTACCGCAGTCTGCTGGCCGGCCGCCGTGTGCTGATCGTCCTGGACAACGCCCGCGACACCGAGCAGGTCCGGCCGCTGCTGCCCGGCACGGCCGGCTGTCTGGTCATCGTCACCAGCCGCAATCAGCTTCCCGGCCTGGTCGCCACCGAAGGCGCACACCCCCTGACACTCGATCTGCTCTCGCCCGCCGAGGCCAGGGAGCTCCTGACCCGCCGGATCGGGCACGCCAGGCTGGAGGCCGAGCCGGAAGCGGTGGACGAGATCGTCGCGCTCTGCACGCGGCTGCCCCTGACGCTGGCCATCGTGGCTGCCAGGGCTGTCACCTACCCGGAATTTCCGCTGTACGCCATCGCCGAGGAACTGCGTGAGAGCCACGGCAGTCTGGACGCGTTCACCGGTACCGACGCGGCCACCGACGCCCGCGCCATCTTCTCCTGGTCGTACCACGCCCTGCCGCCTGCGGTGGCCCGGCTGTTCCGGCTGCTCGCGCTGCACCCGGGACCGGACATCGCTGCCCCCGCGGCGGCCGCTATCGCCGGACTGCCCCTGCGCGAGACCCGCTCGCTCCTCGCCGACCTGGCCCGCGCCCATCTCCTCACCCAGCACACCCCCGGTCGCTACACCTTCCATGACCTGCTGCGCACCTACGCCGCCGAAATCGCCGACACCCTCGACACCGAGGGCGAACGGCACGCGGCGCTGCACCGGATGCTCGACCACTACCTCCACACCGCGCACCGCGTCTCCGCGCTGCTCACTCCCTGCCGCGAGACGATCTCCCTGCCCGAAGCCCAACCCGGCTCCGCTGCCGAGACGTTCCGCGATCAGAAGCGGGCGAAGGCATGGCTGGTCACCGAGCGGCGGGTGCTGCTCGCCGCCGTCGAGCGTGCCGCCGAGGCCGGTTTCGCCGCGCACGCCTGGCGGCTCGCCTTCACCCTGGACCTGTTCTTCGACCGGCTGGGCCAATGGCACGACCAGTTCAAGATCCAGCGAGCCGCGCTGGCCGCCGCCCGGAGCGTCAAGGACCAGCTCGGACAGGCGCATGCCGAGCGTGCGCTCGGCTTTGCCTGCTTCCGGCTGAACCGCATCCAGGATGCCGCCCGTCATCTGCGCAACGCGCTGGACCTGTTCGCTGCACTCGGCGACACCATGGGGGAGGCCCGGACGCACCGCTCGTTGGCCTTCCTGGCCAACCACGACGGCGAGCGCTACCACGACGCGCTCGACCACTACCGGCAGGCCAGCATGCTGTACCACGGAGCCGGCTACCGCAGCGGGGAGGCCAGCGTCTTCAACGAGGTCGGCTGGACGTACATTCTGCTCGGGGAGCACAAGGAGGCGCTTGCCCAGTGCGCGCAGGCCATCGCGCTGCATCAGGAAGTCGGCGACCTCAACGGGGAGGCCGCGGCGCAGGACAGCCTCGGCTACGCCCTGCACCATCTCGGGGAGTACGACGAGGCCATCGACTGCTTCATGCGTGCGTTCGAGCTCTACCGGGAGCTCGGCGACCGATATCTGGAGGCCGACACGCTGGTACACATCGCCGGCACCCGGCATGCGGCGGGGGACCGGGATGCGGCCCGCACGGCATGGCAGCAGGCCTTGGCCATCCTGGAGGAGTTCGACCACCCCGACGCCGAGCAGGTCCACGACTGCCTCCGCCGACTCGAAGAGGAGGGGAAGGAGGCGGCCGGCCGGGGCCCTGAGCCCGAGCACTCGGTGATCGTGCCGGATTCCGGGCGATCGGGCACCGCAACGGAGCCGCCGCGGCCCGCTGGTGAGCCGCGGCAGTAG
- a CDS encoding sigma-70 family RNA polymerase sigma factor: MKWSVMGSAGARDARERALRALYEEQVDPLYAYVVRLLGGERHRAEDIVQETLLRCWSRQDLSVGGLLLRPWLFRVARNLVIDGHRRRLARPREVDGSSWLGELSTEADEIEKMLSSVVVGDALQALSFAHREVLYETYFVGRTTQEAAVALGVPQGTVKSRVYYALRALRLALEERGVAMDAQRPVRAARV; encoded by the coding sequence GTGAAATGGTCCGTCATGGGATCGGCCGGTGCGCGGGACGCACGGGAACGAGCGCTGCGCGCACTGTACGAGGAGCAGGTGGACCCGCTCTACGCCTATGTGGTGCGCCTGCTCGGCGGGGAACGTCACCGGGCCGAGGACATCGTCCAGGAGACCCTGCTGCGGTGCTGGAGCAGGCAGGACCTGAGTGTCGGCGGGCTCCTACTCAGACCCTGGCTGTTCCGGGTGGCCCGCAATCTGGTGATCGACGGGCACCGGAGGCGACTGGCACGTCCGCGCGAGGTGGACGGCAGCAGTTGGCTGGGCGAACTGTCCACCGAGGCGGACGAGATCGAGAAGATGCTCTCCTCCGTGGTGGTCGGCGACGCTTTGCAGGCACTGTCCTTCGCACACCGCGAGGTGCTGTACGAGACGTACTTCGTCGGCAGGACGACCCAGGAGGCCGCCGTCGCTCTCGGCGTCCCTCAGGGCACTGTGAAGTCCCGTGTCTACTACGCCCTTCGGGCCCTGCGATTGGCCCTGGAGGAACGCGGGGTCGCCATGGACGCGCAGCGGCCGGTGCGGGCGGCGCGGGTGTGA
- a CDS encoding lytic transglycosylase domain-containing protein — protein sequence MSGGTGAGGQADGSSGNANATKIALGAAGGLGCLMSPAVLLGGVIVIIIIGGFGVLLAPLIALILLFGGGGGGSDPADDANEILEVFEGDGKGELDPDQVPSDLAEPIQNAGAICDVIGPIVIAAQIERESNFNATLVGPDGSEGISQLPPAVFDEFGKDEDDNDKVSAFDAPDSIMAQGRYLCSLAKEVQGLLDSGQAIGSVLDLTLVAYDAGVDAVREAGGIPTTNQSQGYVVGIRALFAKYQGLGAPPPSFSPTPTPTSSGTPQESPETPDDGEQ from the coding sequence ATGAGCGGAGGTACAGGGGCGGGCGGTCAGGCCGACGGCTCGTCGGGGAACGCCAACGCGACGAAAATCGCCCTGGGCGCGGCAGGCGGTCTCGGCTGTCTGATGTCGCCCGCCGTGCTGCTCGGCGGGGTCATCGTGATCATCATCATCGGGGGTTTCGGGGTGCTCCTCGCCCCGCTCATCGCTCTCATCCTGCTGTTCGGAGGCGGCGGGGGAGGCTCGGACCCGGCGGACGACGCCAACGAGATCCTTGAGGTGTTCGAAGGTGACGGGAAGGGTGAACTGGACCCCGACCAGGTGCCGTCGGATCTGGCGGAACCCATTCAGAACGCGGGCGCGATCTGCGACGTGATCGGTCCGATCGTGATCGCCGCACAGATCGAGCGGGAGTCCAACTTCAACGCGACGCTGGTCGGCCCGGACGGCTCCGAGGGGATCTCGCAGCTGCCCCCGGCCGTGTTCGACGAGTTCGGTAAGGACGAGGACGACAACGACAAGGTGTCAGCTTTCGACGCACCCGACTCGATCATGGCCCAGGGCCGTTACCTGTGCTCTCTGGCCAAGGAAGTCCAAGGGCTCCTCGACAGCGGCCAGGCCATCGGGAGCGTGCTCGACCTGACGCTCGTGGCCTACGACGCGGGCGTGGACGCGGTACGCGAAGCGGGGGGCATCCCGACCACCAATCAGTCCCAGGGCTATGTCGTGGGCATCAGGGCGCTGTTCGCGAAGTACCAGGGGCTCGGCGCCCCGCCGCCGTCCTTCAGCCCCACCCCCACCCCCACCTCGAGCGGAACACCACAGGAGTCCCCCGAGACACCCGACGACGGAGAGCAGTAG
- a CDS encoding DUF6668 family protein: MSVPSAAPTGPQMWVRGPTSQQPAGEQTAPAPTGPPQEVAERAPYAQQPEVLDRPTVMMRPVSTEEPGDADRGGHPDPQQQPRQPQRPGRTRQRALSGEGVGWVGAHGGAGASTLAKVLGGTDIGCRWPDASRGEPARVMLVARTHADGMRAASRALDALREGRHPKGMELVALVLVADAPGRLPFPLARRVRVLRSVAPVRRVSWIPAWRMGKQTKNLPKEVFRLGALAGTRPAEAGEPR; encoded by the coding sequence ATGAGCGTCCCCTCAGCGGCGCCTACCGGACCGCAGATGTGGGTGCGGGGACCGACCTCCCAGCAGCCCGCCGGGGAGCAGACCGCTCCCGCGCCGACAGGCCCACCGCAGGAAGTAGCGGAGCGGGCTCCCTACGCGCAGCAGCCGGAAGTCCTGGACCGGCCAACGGTGATGATGCGGCCCGTGTCCACCGAGGAGCCGGGGGACGCCGACCGGGGCGGGCACCCCGACCCCCAGCAGCAGCCGAGGCAGCCGCAGCGCCCGGGCCGGACCCGGCAACGGGCGCTGTCCGGCGAAGGGGTCGGCTGGGTCGGGGCGCACGGTGGTGCCGGCGCCAGCACCCTCGCGAAGGTGCTTGGCGGCACCGACATCGGGTGCCGGTGGCCCGACGCGTCCCGGGGCGAGCCGGCCCGGGTGATGCTGGTGGCGCGGACGCACGCCGACGGTATGCGGGCGGCGTCCAGGGCACTGGACGCCCTTCGTGAGGGGCGGCACCCCAAGGGCATGGAGCTGGTGGCCCTGGTGCTCGTCGCCGACGCGCCCGGCCGCCTCCCTTTCCCGCTCGCGCGTCGGGTCCGGGTACTGCGCTCCGTCGCACCGGTGCGCCGCGTCTCGTGGATCCCCGCCTGGCGGATGGGCAAGCAGACGAAGAACCTGCCCAAGGAGGTTTTCCGGCTGGGCGCCCTGGCCGGGACCCGGCCTGCCGAGGCGGGTGAGCCACGGTGA
- a CDS encoding SCO6880 family protein: MATEAVTHPTYGNWRRPRRPGLGPLGLIGTFGVFGGLVLVLLASLVSLIAALVVLVPLVVVLTPLTLRTQDGRNLYQLIALRIGWMRRKSKGAHVYVSGPLSQRPGGRFRPPGLLNRVTVSEGRDAYDRPFGVLHHRNRNLYTVVLGCEPDGGSLVDPDQVDVWVAMWGEWLARLAHEPGLRGAAVIIETAPDPGTRLATEVLPRISPDAPPAARAVMEEVVQRYPSASSEMHTYITLTYGIPPGQKRKHEDVITDLAIRIPGLLSGLVGAGGGSAYPLSAERIAEVVRVAYDPAVAADVLSARAQHGGTGLEWEDAGPAACVETVDAYQHDSGVSRSWMLTLAPRGTVRSSVMRGMLEAAPGTRRKRVALLYRPIDPATSARIVEADRRSAQFMATSGRGMVQARAASEVRAAEQTAAEEASGAGLVEFSLMLTVTVDSADQLGDASVSVRNLLATSRVSMRPADRMQAAAFSCTLPTGILPWEQTLVPHELQEAL; encoded by the coding sequence ATGGCTACGGAAGCCGTTACGCATCCCACCTACGGGAACTGGCGCCGGCCCAGGAGGCCAGGGCTCGGCCCGCTCGGTCTGATCGGCACCTTCGGAGTGTTCGGCGGGCTGGTCCTGGTGCTGCTCGCGTCGCTGGTCTCGCTGATCGCCGCCCTTGTGGTGCTTGTCCCGCTCGTCGTCGTACTCACCCCGCTGACTCTGCGGACCCAGGACGGGCGCAACCTCTACCAGCTGATCGCCCTGCGCATCGGCTGGATGCGCCGTAAGTCCAAGGGCGCGCACGTCTATGTCTCCGGTCCGCTGTCACAGCGCCCCGGCGGCCGGTTCCGGCCCCCCGGCCTACTGAACCGGGTGACCGTCAGCGAGGGCCGGGACGCGTACGACCGTCCCTTCGGCGTGTTGCACCACCGCAACCGCAACCTCTACACCGTCGTCCTCGGCTGCGAACCGGACGGTGGCTCCCTGGTCGATCCCGACCAGGTGGACGTCTGGGTGGCGATGTGGGGCGAGTGGCTGGCCCGGCTGGCCCACGAGCCGGGACTGCGCGGCGCCGCCGTCATCATCGAGACGGCCCCCGATCCGGGTACCCGGCTGGCCACCGAAGTGCTGCCCCGGATCTCGCCGGACGCGCCGCCCGCCGCGCGCGCGGTGATGGAGGAAGTCGTCCAGCGCTACCCGTCCGCCTCCTCCGAGATGCACACCTACATCACCCTCACCTACGGCATCCCGCCGGGCCAGAAGCGCAAGCACGAGGACGTGATCACCGACCTGGCGATCCGTATTCCGGGGCTTCTCAGCGGACTGGTCGGGGCCGGCGGAGGCTCGGCGTATCCGCTGTCCGCGGAGCGGATCGCCGAGGTCGTACGGGTGGCCTACGACCCGGCCGTCGCGGCGGACGTCCTCAGCGCGCGGGCCCAGCACGGCGGCACCGGATTGGAGTGGGAGGACGCGGGACCGGCCGCCTGCGTCGAGACGGTCGACGCGTACCAGCACGACTCCGGGGTCTCCCGCAGCTGGATGCTCACCCTCGCCCCACGCGGCACGGTGCGCTCCAGTGTGATGCGCGGCATGCTGGAGGCCGCCCCGGGGACCCGTCGCAAGCGGGTCGCTCTGCTCTACCGGCCCATCGACCCCGCGACCTCGGCGCGCATTGTCGAGGCGGATCGCCGCAGCGCCCAGTTCATGGCCACTTCCGGGCGCGGCATGGTGCAGGCCCGTGCGGCTTCCGAGGTGCGGGCGGCCGAGCAGACAGCCGCGGAGGAGGCGTCGGGCGCGGGTCTCGTGGAGTTCTCGCTGATGCTCACTGTCACCGTCGACTCCGCCGACCAGCTCGGCGACGCGAGCGTGTCCGTACGCAACCTCCTGGC